One genomic window of Manihot esculenta cultivar AM560-2 chromosome 16, M.esculenta_v8, whole genome shotgun sequence includes the following:
- the LOC110604244 gene encoding uncharacterized protein LOC110604244 isoform X1, translated as MADQGGNIVIRDYRKGNWTLSETMVLIEAKRMDDERRMKSSDSEGRSKPAELRWKWVEDYCRRKGCLRSQNQCNDKWDNLMRDYKKVRDYERRIAERGVGNEASSSSYWKLEKIERKEENLPSNMLIQVYEALVEVVERRGTQKVVITAGGSASNPRPITTVRPPLSPLLQRQISVPIPVLAPPPRPLPPALQAQPSPPLPYSQTPLPAVDSDTSEHSNSPAKRRRRRGGGGGGASSGGSASGSTSHEVGTAISKSASSIAEAIQACEERKERRHRDLLSLHERRLKIEESRTELNRQGINGLVDSINNLANSILALASHKHQSTPK; from the exons ATGGCTGATCAAGGTGGGAATATTGTGATAAGAGACTACAGGAAAGGAAATTGGACATTGAGCGAAACTATGGTGTTGATTGAAGCAAAAAGAATGGATGACGAGAGAAGAATGAAGAGTAGTGATAGCGAAGGAAGAAGCAAGCCAGCGGAGCTTAGATGGAAATGGGTTGAGGATTATTGCAGGAGAAAAGGTTGTTTAAGGAGCCAAAATCAGTGCAATGACAAGTGGGATAATCTCATGAGAGATTACAAGAAAGTGAGAGATTATGAAAGGAGAATAGCTGAAAGAGGAGTTGGAAATGAAGCATCATCCTCATCCTATTGGAAGCTTGAAaaaattgagagaaaagagGAAAACTTGCCCAGCAATATGTTAATTCAGGTGTATGAGGCTTTGGTGGAGGTAGTGGAGAGGAGAGGAACTCAAAAGGTGGTGATTACTGCTGGTGGTTCAGCTTCCAATCCAAGACCCATTACTACTGTTCGGCCTCCGTTGTCTCCTCTTCTGCAACGTCAAATTTCAGTTCCAATTCCAGTATTGGCGCCGCCACCGCGGCCGCTGCCTCCAGCACTACAAgcacaaccatctcctcctCTCCCATACTCTCAGACGCCATTGCCTGCAGTAg ATTCCGATACAAGTGAGCATTCAAACTCACCAGcaaagaggaggaggagaagagggGGCGGCGGTGGAGGAGCAAGCAGTGGTGGCAGTGCCAGTGGAAGCACCTCACATGAAGTGGGCACTGCAATCTCCAAAAGTGCTTCCAGTATTGCAGAAGCTATTCAGGCCTGTgaggagagaaaagagagaaggCACAGAGATCtattgagtttgcatgagagaAGACTCAAGATAGAGGAATCCAGGACTGAGCTCAACAGGCAAGGCATTAATGGTTTGGTTGATTCCATTAACAATCTTGCTAATTCAATCCTTGCTTTGGCTTCCCATAAGCACCAATCAACTCCCAAATGA
- the LOC110604244 gene encoding uncharacterized protein LOC110604244 isoform X2, whose translation MADQGGNIVIRDYRKGNWTLSETMVLIEAKRMDDERRMKSSDSEGRSKPAELRWKWVEDYCRRKGCLRSQNQCNDKWDNLMRDYKKVRDYERRIAERGVGNEASSSSYWKLEKIERKEENLPSNMLIQVYEALVEVVERRGTQKVVITAGGSASNPRPITTVRPPLSPLLQRQISVPIPVLAPPPRPLPPALQAQPSPPLPYSQTPLPAIPIQVSIQTHQQRGGGEEGAAVEEQAVVAVPVEAPHMKWALQSPKVLPVLQKLFRPVRREKREGTEIY comes from the exons ATGGCTGATCAAGGTGGGAATATTGTGATAAGAGACTACAGGAAAGGAAATTGGACATTGAGCGAAACTATGGTGTTGATTGAAGCAAAAAGAATGGATGACGAGAGAAGAATGAAGAGTAGTGATAGCGAAGGAAGAAGCAAGCCAGCGGAGCTTAGATGGAAATGGGTTGAGGATTATTGCAGGAGAAAAGGTTGTTTAAGGAGCCAAAATCAGTGCAATGACAAGTGGGATAATCTCATGAGAGATTACAAGAAAGTGAGAGATTATGAAAGGAGAATAGCTGAAAGAGGAGTTGGAAATGAAGCATCATCCTCATCCTATTGGAAGCTTGAAaaaattgagagaaaagagGAAAACTTGCCCAGCAATATGTTAATTCAGGTGTATGAGGCTTTGGTGGAGGTAGTGGAGAGGAGAGGAACTCAAAAGGTGGTGATTACTGCTGGTGGTTCAGCTTCCAATCCAAGACCCATTACTACTGTTCGGCCTCCGTTGTCTCCTCTTCTGCAACGTCAAATTTCAGTTCCAATTCCAGTATTGGCGCCGCCACCGCGGCCGCTGCCTCCAGCACTACAAgcacaaccatctcctcctCTCCCATACTCTCAGACGCCATTGCCTGCA ATTCCGATACAAGTGAGCATTCAAACTCACCAGcaaagaggaggaggagaagagggGGCGGCGGTGGAGGAGCAAGCAGTGGTGGCAGTGCCAGTGGAAGCACCTCACATGAAGTGGGCACTGCAATCTCCAAAAGTGCTTCCAGTATTGCAGAAGCTATTCAGGCCTGTgaggagagaaaagagagaaggCACAGAGATCtattga